In Bifidobacterium sp. ESL0775, the following are encoded in one genomic region:
- the hemW gene encoding radical SAM family heme chaperone HemW has translation MFEVYVHVPFCYRRCGYCDFNTYTAVDMGGGASRGNYANLAADEIGLVKEWQDRHGIDEPAASTVFFGGGTPTLLPAIDLGRMLHAVQETWGIDDGAEITTEANPDTVDERYLETLAQAGFTRISFGMQSAVPHVLKTLDRTHTPANVTAGVKAANKVGLRSSVDLIYGAPGESMEDWRKSVETAIELGINHISAYALTVEPTTKMGRQIKSGTIAKPDDDDEAAKYEIADELFAQAGLQWYEISNWARPGYESRHNLGYWRNVDWTGIGSGAHSHYRTSNVGAWQEHAVSGARDIDEDGFRKTDTVQTKSNTKEDQRDLPNAVVNELTYQGKAEANGSGTNLVPRKPTIPDDAGNQGDNAHFESENSIKSDANQFGVRAWDIAHPRKWAEAMHAGNVPWQGSEAITHEENLEETVMLGLRLREGLDISRIDQASGHVVDRARLKEIERSGLIEIHQDDRIVPTLRGRLLNDTVIEQVLDICGW, from the coding sequence ATGTTCGAGGTTTATGTTCATGTGCCGTTTTGCTACCGGAGGTGCGGGTACTGCGATTTCAACACCTATACGGCCGTCGATATGGGCGGGGGCGCGTCGCGTGGCAATTACGCGAACCTTGCCGCCGACGAGATAGGACTTGTCAAGGAGTGGCAGGACCGGCACGGGATTGATGAGCCGGCGGCTTCGACGGTGTTCTTCGGGGGAGGGACACCGACACTGTTGCCCGCAATCGACCTTGGGCGCATGCTCCATGCGGTCCAGGAAACGTGGGGTATCGATGACGGCGCGGAAATCACGACCGAGGCCAATCCCGACACGGTGGACGAACGATATCTGGAAACGTTGGCGCAGGCCGGGTTTACCCGTATCTCCTTCGGTATGCAGTCGGCCGTGCCTCATGTGTTGAAAACGCTCGATCGTACGCATACCCCTGCCAATGTCACCGCAGGAGTGAAAGCGGCGAACAAAGTCGGTTTGCGTTCCAGCGTGGACCTTATTTACGGGGCGCCCGGCGAAAGCATGGAAGACTGGCGCAAGTCCGTGGAGACCGCCATCGAACTTGGCATCAACCATATATCGGCGTACGCGTTGACCGTCGAACCAACTACGAAAATGGGCCGGCAAATCAAGTCCGGTACCATCGCCAAACCCGATGATGACGACGAAGCGGCCAAATATGAGATCGCCGATGAGCTTTTCGCACAGGCCGGTCTGCAGTGGTATGAAATCTCTAACTGGGCACGGCCTGGCTATGAGAGCCGTCACAATCTGGGTTATTGGCGCAACGTCGATTGGACCGGCATCGGTTCTGGGGCGCATTCGCACTACCGGACTTCGAACGTCGGCGCGTGGCAGGAACATGCGGTTTCCGGCGCTCGCGATATCGATGAGGATGGATTTCGGAAAACAGACACTGTTCAGACCAAGAGTAATACAAAAGAGGATCAAAGAGATCTTCCGAATGCCGTAGTGAATGAACTGACGTATCAAGGTAAGGCCGAAGCGAACGGGTCAGGAACGAACCTGGTGCCAAGAAAGCCGACGATTCCGGACGATGCCGGAAATCAAGGTGACAATGCTCATTTTGAGTCCGAAAATAGCATCAAATCCGATGCCAACCAGTTTGGAGTGCGTGCTTGGGACATCGCCCATCCCCGCAAGTGGGCGGAAGCGATGCACGCCGGTAATGTCCCGTGGCAAGGGAGCGAAGCCATCACCCACGAGGAGAACCTTGAAGAAACGGTGATGCTTGGGTTGCGTCTACGTGAAGGGCTTGATATTTCGAGAATCGACCAGGCGTCTGGGCACGTCGTTGACCGTGCAAGGCTCAAAGAAATCGAGCGTTCTGGTTTAATCGAGATTCACCAGGATGACCGCATCGTGCCGACATTGCGTGGGAGATTGCTTAACGACACCGTCATCGAACAGGTGCTCGATATCTGCGGTTGGTAG
- a CDS encoding ABC transporter permease → MNICKAALTVAKRHLTYILFYLVAFSLIMTAILFQSVSDTHGSSSTYSSYTSRVAIIDRDGDAGGIATGLRDYLGHTNTVVHVDDNRRAMQDAMATDAADAIYVVPKGYMDDFADAASDGHAPKPLNVILKGQDTQDLSETKVSTFLSNLRTFYLAGNVAQDGTSRVDDSAVMHSAVHEVVKAGNSVKSDSHVSVVATHRTSGNASATLIFGRSLSLGSYPIVTSMIVVIAMVIGAFSIESTRRRMEVSPERPRATGLGLLTACAGIGVLVTIYYLLLSLAVTGIMTGSLAGLALRPVLLATCSMAIYVFFGISIGFVLGRLAVSASAANGMANVVGLAIAFTSGAWSFGSSVMTGPVALVGKLLCGRWYLDAIDRAMGLGTYAGGTSSLAGWASSTGMVALFAIALVCVGLALGSPKRHKERSRS, encoded by the coding sequence ATGAACATCTGTAAAGCCGCGCTCACCGTAGCAAAACGGCATCTGACCTATATCCTCTTCTATTTGGTGGCGTTCAGCCTGATTATGACGGCAATCCTGTTCCAAAGCGTCTCCGACACGCATGGCTCATCATCGACGTATTCGTCGTATACCTCGCGTGTGGCGATCATCGACCGGGACGGTGACGCCGGCGGCATCGCGACCGGGCTGCGGGACTACTTGGGCCACACGAATACCGTCGTGCACGTCGATGACAACCGCCGTGCGATGCAGGACGCCATGGCCACCGATGCCGCGGACGCCATCTACGTGGTGCCGAAAGGCTATATGGATGATTTCGCGGATGCCGCTTCTGATGGACATGCTCCGAAACCGCTTAATGTGATCCTCAAAGGCCAGGATACGCAAGACCTTTCGGAAACGAAGGTTTCGACGTTCCTTTCGAACCTGCGTACCTTCTACCTTGCCGGAAATGTTGCGCAGGACGGGACTTCCCGAGTCGACGACTCCGCCGTTATGCATAGCGCCGTCCATGAGGTCGTGAAGGCCGGCAATTCGGTCAAATCAGACTCCCATGTTTCCGTAGTCGCCACACACCGCACCTCCGGCAACGCTTCGGCGACGTTGATATTCGGCCGTTCGCTCTCGCTGGGCTCGTACCCGATTGTCACGTCCATGATTGTGGTCATCGCCATGGTGATCGGTGCCTTCTCGATCGAATCGACCCGTCGTCGCATGGAGGTGTCCCCGGAGCGTCCACGTGCCACCGGCCTCGGCCTGCTGACGGCCTGCGCGGGCATCGGAGTACTGGTGACCATCTATTATCTGCTCCTCTCGCTTGCGGTGACAGGCATCATGACCGGTTCGCTCGCGGGATTGGCGTTGCGCCCGGTGCTGCTGGCGACGTGTTCGATGGCCATCTATGTGTTTTTCGGCATCTCGATCGGTTTTGTGCTTGGGCGCCTGGCCGTTTCCGCGAGTGCCGCCAATGGCATGGCAAACGTGGTGGGCCTTGCCATCGCGTTCACTTCCGGCGCGTGGTCGTTCGGTTCCTCGGTGATGACCGGTCCTGTGGCGCTCGTCGGCAAATTGCTGTGCGGACGCTGGTACCTTGATGCCATCGACCGGGCCATGGGCTTGGGAACATATGCGGGCGGCACGTCCAGCCTCGCAGGTTGGGCATCCTCCACCGGCATGGTCGCGCTCTTCGCAATCGCACTCGTATGCGTCGGCCTCGCCCTCGGTTCTCCAAAACGGCATAAAGAAAGAAGTCGTTCTTGA
- a CDS encoding ABC transporter permease, with the protein MFTSFKTFLKAGVRNPSNVFWVFAFPLIMLAMLHLMFSDISDMIHVDPQPMAVAEDSNWGKASGAAQVVKALAGDSDGKSQAKGTTTKNDDEKLITIKQASGVADAKRMVADGKAKGYLYVSDSGALRMALADTTVNSGDEAVSMSVTALDYALQQYNETGQVVSAVAAKNHAVMANPQVRSSIGASSGFMKQVSVTTIKPHRFARYYFSMLGMACLLGATISIYLITLTQANLTALGIRASVSPLPKIRQTVATLLASWVISFVCMLVAFFAMRYVIGVGVAGREPAAVLAVAASTLMASALGLVIGALPKLSTRAKLSVNVILTCFLSMFTGLYGTGAMALGDALQRKAPVIARINPARQVSDLFYDLLYYDNYHPFFIGLAVMAATTVVFVLIVVAMLRRQRYEHL; encoded by the coding sequence ATGTTCACGTCTTTCAAGACATTTCTCAAAGCGGGGGTGCGAAATCCCAGCAACGTCTTCTGGGTGTTCGCCTTTCCGCTGATCATGCTGGCGATGCTCCATCTCATGTTCAGTGACATCAGCGATATGATTCATGTCGACCCACAGCCCATGGCCGTGGCCGAGGACTCCAACTGGGGCAAGGCGAGCGGGGCCGCACAGGTGGTCAAGGCGCTTGCGGGCGATTCAGACGGCAAGAGCCAGGCCAAGGGAACGACAACCAAGAACGATGACGAGAAGCTCATCACCATCAAACAAGCATCCGGCGTCGCGGACGCCAAACGCATGGTCGCCGACGGCAAAGCCAAAGGCTACCTGTACGTAAGCGATTCGGGAGCGCTGCGCATGGCGCTCGCGGACACGACGGTGAATTCCGGCGACGAGGCCGTTTCGATGAGTGTGACCGCGCTTGACTACGCCCTGCAGCAATACAACGAGACCGGTCAGGTGGTCAGTGCCGTCGCGGCGAAAAACCATGCCGTCATGGCCAATCCGCAAGTCAGGTCGAGTATCGGCGCTTCCAGCGGATTCATGAAGCAAGTCAGCGTAACGACCATCAAGCCGCATCGTTTCGCGCGCTATTATTTCTCGATGCTCGGCATGGCCTGTCTGCTCGGCGCGACCATATCCATCTACCTCATCACGCTTACCCAGGCCAATCTCACCGCTTTGGGGATACGCGCGAGCGTCTCGCCGTTGCCAAAGATCCGGCAGACGGTCGCCACGCTTCTGGCCTCTTGGGTCATCTCGTTTGTCTGTATGCTGGTCGCCTTCTTCGCGATGCGCTACGTCATCGGCGTCGGCGTCGCGGGTCGGGAACCGGCGGCGGTACTTGCGGTGGCGGCCTCGACCCTGATGGCCAGTGCTCTGGGGCTTGTTATTGGTGCCTTGCCGAAGCTTTCGACACGTGCCAAGCTTTCGGTCAATGTCATTCTCACCTGCTTCCTGTCGATGTTCACGGGGCTTTATGGAACCGGCGCGATGGCGCTGGGGGATGCGTTGCAGCGAAAAGCGCCTGTCATCGCGCGGATCAACCCCGCTCGACAAGTGAGTGATCTGTTCTACGACTTGTTATATTACGACAATTACCATCCGTTCTTTATCGGCCTGGCCGTCATGGCCGCCACCACGGTCGTCTTCGTCCTGATTGTCGTGGCGATGCTGAGGAGGCAACGTTATGAACATCTGTAA
- a CDS encoding ABC transporter ATP-binding protein — MDAKQDPNGTADIPAVKISHLVKRYGDHLVLDDFDLDVPQGRIFGLLGPNGSGKTTLINCILSLLTYDSGDIRIFGEPMTPSAYALKSRIGLVPQDVAVLEELTVEENIDYFCALYVPKKDERKPLVDEAIALVGLEDFRKYRPKKLSGGLKRRLNIACGIAHKPDLIFFDEPTVAVDPQSRNAILEGIQRLNRAGATVVYTSHYMEEVEQICDQILIMDHGRHVAEGTVPELKAMVSTGDRILIETLDLADTALADLKGLPTIVDADYDGKTLTVRCRPGERNLVDILDLLERSGANIGHVSSNPPTLNDVFLEMTGKALRD; from the coding sequence ATGGACGCGAAACAAGACCCGAACGGAACCGCCGACATTCCGGCGGTGAAGATCAGCCATCTGGTCAAACGCTATGGCGACCATCTGGTGCTTGACGATTTCGACCTCGATGTGCCGCAAGGCAGGATATTCGGTCTGCTTGGCCCGAACGGCAGCGGCAAGACCACGTTGATCAATTGCATTCTTTCGCTTCTGACTTACGATTCGGGCGATATCAGGATTTTCGGTGAACCGATGACACCGAGCGCCTACGCGCTCAAGTCCCGCATCGGCTTGGTGCCGCAGGATGTCGCGGTGCTCGAAGAGCTGACGGTCGAGGAGAACATCGATTATTTCTGTGCGCTCTATGTGCCGAAGAAGGACGAGCGCAAGCCGCTGGTCGATGAGGCCATCGCATTGGTCGGGCTTGAAGATTTCCGCAAATACAGGCCGAAGAAACTTTCCGGAGGATTGAAGCGTCGTTTGAACATAGCCTGCGGCATCGCGCACAAACCCGACCTCATCTTCTTCGACGAGCCGACCGTGGCCGTCGACCCGCAGAGCCGCAACGCGATTTTGGAAGGAATCCAGAGGCTTAACCGTGCCGGCGCCACCGTGGTCTATACGAGTCATTACATGGAAGAGGTCGAGCAGATCTGCGACCAGATACTCATCATGGACCACGGCCGCCATGTCGCGGAAGGTACGGTCCCCGAGCTCAAGGCGATGGTCTCCACCGGCGACCGCATACTTATCGAAACGCTCGATCTCGCCGACACGGCACTTGCCGATCTCAAGGGACTGCCGACCATCGTCGACGCCGACTACGACGGCAAGACGCTGACCGTACGCTGCAGGCCGGGCGAACGTAATCTGGTCGACATCCTCGACCTCCTGGAACGCTCCGGCGCCAATATCGGCCACGTCTCCTCGAACCCGCCGACGTTGAACGACGTGTTCCTCGAGATGACCGGCAAAGCGCTGAGAGACTAG
- a CDS encoding histidine kinase, whose protein sequence is MLLCCALLEAARQHGSFDVAAIAAVLAAICCSALSQWLRNDDRYFGGNATDFAPLPLLLFCIPSLLFPEFLAFMPLVAFESMAIPASQSENIWHKLMSSCWILPLICSYWIYRYHGLLPVSNNNRPATHPVLDAAIAILLSCLTALLGYIFSAADSEHHALLFLKDTIRMTRRRNAMQVDSLREQQEESTRVATLRERTRIAREIHDNVGHLLTRALMQTQAASAVASATGDDTATKQLAGINASLNEAMTMVRRSVHDLEDDGTDFETQIADAVHVMDSARPDFSVTLDCDIQNTPAPVARCFTAVIREALTNVIRHSDSASANVSLHDYPAFWQLAVFNKTTTKPLTQTTNQISQDLRGMGLADIEQRVHALGGTSLCGPYRDGWRVFVSLQKAPWMSSDAMSSNAGNNVETTTSEGTSTETNKDKKEETA, encoded by the coding sequence TTGCTGCTTTGCTGCGCCCTGCTCGAAGCGGCGAGACAACATGGTTCATTCGATGTCGCCGCCATCGCAGCCGTGCTTGCAGCAATATGCTGTTCGGCACTGAGCCAATGGCTCCGCAACGACGACCGATACTTTGGCGGCAATGCAACCGATTTCGCGCCGCTCCCCTTGCTACTGTTCTGTATACCATCGTTGTTATTCCCTGAATTTCTCGCGTTCATGCCATTGGTCGCGTTCGAATCGATGGCCATTCCAGCCAGTCAATCCGAAAATATCTGGCACAAGTTGATGTCATCATGCTGGATTCTTCCGCTGATATGTTCATATTGGATTTATCGTTATCACGGACTTCTCCCAGTCAGCAACAACAATCGCCCCGCGACCCATCCCGTATTGGATGCCGCCATAGCGATCCTTCTTTCGTGTCTCACTGCCCTACTGGGATATATTTTCTCCGCTGCGGACTCTGAGCACCATGCTTTGCTGTTCCTCAAAGACACCATCAGAATGACCCGCCGCCGCAACGCCATGCAGGTCGATTCGTTGCGCGAACAACAGGAGGAATCAACCCGTGTGGCGACCCTGCGCGAGCGCACGCGCATCGCCCGCGAGATTCACGACAACGTGGGCCACCTACTCACCCGTGCCCTGATGCAGACGCAAGCGGCCAGCGCTGTGGCCAGCGCAACCGGCGACGACACCGCAACCAAACAACTTGCCGGCATCAACGCAAGCCTCAACGAAGCGATGACCATGGTACGACGTTCGGTACATGACCTTGAAGATGACGGCACCGATTTCGAGACGCAGATCGCCGACGCCGTCCATGTTATGGATAGCGCAAGGCCGGATTTTTCCGTTACGCTGGATTGCGACATCCAAAACACCCCGGCCCCGGTGGCCCGTTGCTTCACCGCCGTCATCCGCGAGGCGCTCACCAACGTCATCCGACATTCGGATTCCGCTAGCGCTAATGTTTCCTTGCATGACTATCCGGCGTTCTGGCAACTCGCCGTATTCAACAAGACAACGACGAAACCGCTCACTCAAACCACGAACCAAATCAGCCAAGACCTTCGCGGCATGGGCCTGGCGGATATCGAACAACGTGTCCATGCCCTCGGCGGCACCTCGCTGTGCGGCCCGTACCGCGACGGCTGGCGCGTCTTCGTTTCCCTGCAGAAAGCTCCGTGGATGAGTTCAGATGCGATGAGTTCAAATGCTGGCAATAATGTTGAAACAACAACGAGTGAAGGAACCAGCACAGAAACAAATAAAGACAAGAAAGAGGAAACAGCATGA
- a CDS encoding response regulator transcription factor translates to MKTAIVDDDPIVCSSLTTILEATDAAEVLWTANDGETAVTNYFDNPANRPDVLLIDIQMQGVDGLEAARRILERDKAARILFLTTFDDKEYIDQAIALGAKGYLIKQDAASVGPALQAVMAGQVVLGAQVLGKLSSASSATSRHEVEGSADMNPSSTADKRGTRMAVSSNAPQEGVINVPASAFAALSARERDIASLVALGLDNHDIAAQLYLSEGTVRNRITNILTKLSLANRTQLAIAWLQTQQRQ, encoded by the coding sequence ATGAAAACGGCAATCGTCGACGACGACCCCATTGTCTGCTCGTCACTCACCACGATTCTCGAGGCGACGGACGCCGCGGAGGTCCTATGGACCGCAAACGACGGCGAGACGGCAGTGACGAACTATTTCGATAATCCTGCAAACCGTCCGGATGTGTTGCTCATCGACATTCAGATGCAGGGCGTCGACGGCCTAGAAGCCGCGCGCCGCATCCTCGAGCGCGACAAGGCCGCCCGTATCCTCTTCCTCACCACCTTCGACGACAAGGAATACATCGATCAGGCCATTGCCCTCGGTGCCAAAGGTTATCTCATCAAGCAGGATGCAGCTTCCGTGGGCCCGGCGCTTCAAGCCGTGATGGCCGGCCAGGTCGTCCTCGGCGCACAGGTACTTGGCAAACTGTCTTCAGCCTCTTCCGCAACCAGTAGACACGAGGTCGAAGGCAGCGCTGACATGAACCCTTCATCCACAGCCGACAAACGTGGTACCCGCATGGCCGTCTCATCGAACGCGCCTCAGGAAGGCGTTATCAATGTGCCAGCTTCAGCCTTCGCTGCGTTAAGCGCCCGCGAGCGCGACATCGCCAGTCTGGTAGCCCTTGGCCTCGATAACCACGACATCGCCGCCCAGCTCTACCTGAGCGAAGGCACCGTCCGCAACCGCATCACCAACATCCTCACCAAGCTCAGCCTCGCCAATCGCACCCAGCTGGCCATCGCCTGGCTCCAAACTCAGCAACGTCAATAG
- a CDS encoding DUF4160 domain-containing protein, translating into MSEVFFLAGYSVYFSTLDKEHGIHVHVASGSKRDFARFVLQSDGTVLLAHNHGHLPTKHIKLIEAAIRQNFGEIVDDWRRLFGNDVHFDK; encoded by the coding sequence ATGTCTGAGGTCTTCTTCCTCGCGGGTTACAGCGTCTATTTCAGCACTCTTGACAAAGAACATGGTATCCATGTGCATGTAGCGAGTGGCTCGAAACGAGATTTTGCACGTTTTGTCCTTCAAAGTGACGGTACAGTGCTTCTGGCTCATAACCATGGCCATCTTCCGACGAAGCATATCAAACTGATTGAGGCAGCCATCAGGCAAAATTTCGGTGAGATTGTTGATGATTGGCGCCGACTTTTCGGTAATGACGTTCACTTCGATAAATAA
- a CDS encoding nitroreductase family protein produces the protein MELNEAIRVRHAVRHYTDKPIPQDIADDLQRTIDQCNREGNLSMQLKLNDPAAFEGFLTSYGIYKGARNLVAIVSDKTPDWEERCGYYGAHVLLRATQLGLDTGWVRQFGRHLSKHVALEQGERPRFAIVMGYGTNHGHQHRSKCYDQVARVPEGMETPEWFRNGIEAALLAPTSLNQQKFVFTLQPDGRTVTAKASLGPCTHTDLGIAKYHFEIGAGPNTDFAWKR, from the coding sequence ATGGAACTGAACGAAGCGATTCGGGTACGGCATGCGGTTCGGCATTATACCGACAAGCCGATTCCGCAGGATATCGCCGACGATCTGCAGCGAACCATTGATCAGTGCAATCGCGAAGGCAACTTGAGTATGCAACTGAAGCTCAACGACCCGGCGGCATTTGAAGGTTTCCTCACCAGTTACGGCATCTACAAGGGCGCCCGCAATCTTGTCGCCATCGTCTCGGATAAAACGCCGGATTGGGAGGAACGTTGCGGCTATTACGGTGCGCACGTTCTGTTGCGGGCTACTCAACTTGGACTCGACACCGGTTGGGTGCGCCAGTTCGGCCGTCACCTCTCCAAGCATGTCGCGCTCGAACAAGGGGAGCGGCCACGTTTCGCCATTGTCATGGGCTATGGAACCAACCACGGCCACCAGCATCGTTCCAAGTGTTACGACCAGGTTGCGCGAGTCCCTGAAGGCATGGAAACTCCAGAATGGTTCCGCAACGGCATAGAAGCCGCGTTACTCGCTCCGACGTCCCTGAATCAGCAAAAATTCGTCTTCACCCTTCAACCGGACGGTCGCACCGTCACAGCCAAAGCCAGCCTGGGCCCCTGCACACACACCGACCTGGGAATCGCCAAATACCATTTCGAAATCGGTGCCGGCCCCAATACTGATTTTGCGTGGAAGCGATGA
- the lepA gene encoding translation elongation factor 4: MTEAKNKPGFTDQSLIRNFCIIAHIDHGKSTVADRILQLSGIVPQREMHDRFLDRMDIEQERGITIKSQAVRVPWTFDGQEYTLGMIDTPGHVDFTYEVSRALAACEGAVLLVDATQGIEAQTLSNLYMAIEDDLTIIPVLNKIDLPSAEPDKHAEEIANLLGCKPSDVLRVSGKTGEGIKDLLDQIVLEISAPHGDPKAPARALIFDSVYDTYRGIVTYIRMVDGELKSREKVHMMGIGMTHEPIEIGVISPDMTPTKALGAGEVGYIITGAKDVSQSKVGDTVTSAIRPASEPLPGYRDPHPMVYAGIFPIDNAQFPELRDALDKLKLNDAALIYEPETSVALGFGFRCGFLGLLHMEIVVERLSREFGLDLISTAPNVTYKVTTEDGTMHEVKNPSEFPDGKIKQIVEPMVAADIITPKEFIGSVMDLCQDHRGEMGTMEYLSPERVEMHYRIPLAEIVFDFFDQLKSRTKGYASLDYHEDGEQSADLVKVDILIQGEKVDAFSAIVHRDKSYSYGVMMTKKLQKLIPRQQFEIPIQAAIGSRVIARETIRALRKDVLAKCYGGDITRKRKLLEKQKAGKKRMKMLGHVEVPQEAFVAALSTGEAGPNQSMDIDTKNKIRAAEKAVK; the protein is encoded by the coding sequence GTGACTGAGGCGAAGAACAAACCGGGATTCACCGATCAATCGCTGATTCGCAATTTCTGCATCATCGCGCATATCGACCACGGCAAGTCCACGGTGGCCGACCGCATCCTCCAGCTTTCCGGCATCGTGCCGCAACGCGAGATGCACGACCGATTCCTCGATCGCATGGATATCGAGCAGGAGCGTGGCATCACTATCAAATCGCAGGCCGTGCGCGTGCCGTGGACCTTCGACGGGCAGGAATACACGCTCGGTATGATCGACACTCCGGGTCACGTCGATTTCACTTACGAGGTCTCGCGTGCCCTGGCCGCGTGCGAAGGTGCGGTGCTTCTGGTCGACGCCACGCAGGGCATCGAGGCGCAGACGCTTTCCAACCTGTATATGGCCATCGAAGACGATTTGACCATCATCCCTGTCCTGAACAAGATTGACCTCCCCAGCGCCGAACCGGACAAGCATGCCGAAGAAATCGCGAACCTGCTGGGCTGTAAACCTTCCGATGTGCTGCGCGTTTCCGGCAAAACCGGCGAAGGCATCAAGGACCTGCTCGACCAGATTGTCTTGGAAATCTCTGCCCCGCACGGTGACCCGAAGGCTCCCGCCCGCGCCTTGATTTTCGATTCCGTCTATGACACCTATCGCGGCATCGTCACCTACATCCGTATGGTCGACGGCGAGCTCAAAAGCCGCGAGAAAGTGCACATGATGGGTATCGGCATGACGCACGAACCCATCGAGATTGGCGTGATCAGCCCGGATATGACCCCGACCAAGGCGCTCGGCGCAGGAGAGGTCGGCTATATCATCACCGGCGCGAAGGACGTCAGCCAGTCCAAGGTCGGCGACACCGTCACCTCGGCCATACGCCCTGCTTCTGAGCCGTTGCCTGGCTACCGAGACCCGCATCCGATGGTCTATGCCGGCATTTTCCCGATCGACAACGCCCAGTTCCCGGAGCTGCGCGATGCGCTTGACAAGCTCAAGTTGAACGATGCGGCGCTGATCTACGAGCCGGAGACTTCAGTGGCGTTGGGCTTCGGCTTCCGTTGCGGCTTCCTCGGCCTCTTGCACATGGAGATTGTGGTCGAGCGCCTGAGCCGCGAGTTTGGGCTCGACCTGATTTCCACCGCCCCGAACGTGACCTATAAAGTCACCACCGAAGACGGCACGATGCACGAGGTCAAGAACCCAAGCGAATTCCCCGACGGGAAGATCAAGCAGATTGTCGAACCGATGGTCGCGGCCGACATCATCACACCCAAGGAGTTTATCGGCTCGGTGATGGACCTGTGCCAGGACCACCGCGGCGAAATGGGCACGATGGAATACCTGAGCCCCGAACGCGTCGAGATGCACTATCGCATCCCGCTGGCCGAGATTGTCTTCGATTTCTTCGACCAGCTCAAAAGCCGCACCAAAGGCTACGCCTCGCTCGACTACCACGAGGACGGCGAGCAGAGCGCCGACCTGGTCAAGGTCGACATCCTGATCCAAGGGGAGAAGGTCGATGCGTTCAGCGCCATCGTCCATCGCGACAAGTCGTACAGCTACGGCGTGATGATGACCAAGAAGCTGCAGAAGCTCATTCCACGCCAGCAGTTCGAAATCCCGATCCAGGCGGCCATCGGCTCGCGTGTCATCGCCCGCGAGACCATCCGCGCCCTGCGCAAGGACGTGCTCGCCAAGTGCTACGGCGGCGACATCACCCGTAAGCGCAAGTTGCTCGAGAAGCAGAAGGCCGGCAAGAAGCGCATGAAGATGCTCGGCCATGTCGAGGTCCCGCAGGAGGCGTTCGTCGCCGCACTGTCCACCGGCGAGGCCGGCCCCAACCAGTCCATGGATATCGACACGAAGAACAAGATACGCGCCGCCGAAAAGGCGGTTAAGTAA
- the rpsT gene encoding 30S ribosomal protein S20, protein MANIKSQKKRVLTNEKAHKRNVSVKSSLKTAIRKTREAIESGDKAAAQAAYQIAGQKLDKAASAGVVHKNQAANRKSNLAVAINKM, encoded by the coding sequence GTGGCAAACATTAAGTCGCAGAAGAAGCGCGTGCTGACCAATGAAAAGGCGCACAAGCGCAACGTGTCCGTGAAGTCCAGCCTGAAGACTGCGATTCGCAAGACCCGTGAAGCCATCGAGTCCGGAGACAAGGCAGCAGCCCAGGCCGCTTACCAGATCGCCGGCCAGAAGCTCGACAAGGCCGCCAGCGCGGGCGTGGTTCACAAGAACCAGGCCGCCAACCGCAAGTCCAATCTCGCAGTCGCCATCAACAAGATGTGA
- a CDS encoding helix-turn-helix transcriptional regulator, which translates to MVDRHMSLKELADEVGISNVNLSKIKNNRVAAIRFTTLAGICEALECQPGDILKYEPKQPT; encoded by the coding sequence ATGGTCGACCGGCATATGTCGCTCAAGGAGCTGGCGGACGAGGTCGGAATATCCAACGTCAACCTCTCGAAAATCAAGAACAACCGCGTGGCGGCCATCCGTTTCACGACACTGGCCGGCATCTGCGAAGCGCTGGAATGCCAGCCCGGCGACATCCTCAAGTACGAACCAAAACAGCCGACGTGA